From a single Ignavibacteria bacterium genomic region:
- a CDS encoding PorT family protein — protein sequence MKKVLTVLALSVLLISLSSNSSQAQFRLRVGPQVGLNFNIQSGSDVTETTNGFGALIGAQVDMNFTPVIGLMANMQFYDNRYASYSVDGTAGATPYTETVGFSMAYFMIEPLFKVTVPNSNFFFFIGPSLGFPVQSSWEDKLSSSGNSVTFQSDGATKHTGTIRNTNARFEMKLGSGVDINLGGVILAPQFSFGYGLSNIEENDEAKILTFQLLSTVKFPL from the coding sequence ATGAAAAAAGTGTTGACCGTTCTTGCTTTATCGGTTTTACTGATATCGCTATCTTCAAACAGCAGTCAGGCACAGTTCAGGTTAAGAGTAGGACCGCAGGTAGGTCTGAACTTTAACATTCAATCAGGATCCGACGTTACGGAAACCACAAACGGTTTTGGCGCCCTTATCGGCGCTCAAGTAGACATGAATTTTACCCCGGTCATAGGCTTAATGGCCAACATGCAGTTCTATGACAACAGGTATGCTTCATATTCGGTAGATGGTACAGCAGGTGCAACCCCGTATACTGAAACCGTTGGCTTTAGCATGGCCTATTTTATGATCGAGCCGTTATTTAAGGTAACTGTACCTAACAGCAACTTTTTCTTCTTTATAGGTCCTTCTTTGGGTTTCCCTGTTCAGTCTTCCTGGGAAGATAAACTTTCTTCATCTGGTAATAGCGTAACATTCCAGTCGGACGGAGCTACAAAACATACGGGAACAATCAGGAACACAAATGCACGTTTTGAAATGAAGTTAGGGTCAGGTGTTGATATTAACCTGGGTGGTGTTATCTTGGCTCCGCAGTTTTCTTTCGGATATGGTCTTTCAAATATTGAAGAGAACGATGAAGCAAAAATTCTTACCTTTCAGCTCCTTTCAACTGTAAAGTTCCCACTATAA
- a CDS encoding superoxide dismutase has translation MALTLPDLPYAKNALEPHISAKTLEFHHDKHHNAYVQNANKMLEGTDLANADVETIVKKTYGDQSKTGLFNNAAQVWNHTFLWNSMKPNGGGMPTGEIAGMIEKDFGNYQKFVEEFKNAGATQFGSGWAWLVLKGGKLQITKTPNADTPIARGEKPLLTVDVWEHAYYLDYQNRRPDYLTTFIEHLINWDFVNENLKK, from the coding sequence ATGGCTCTTACATTACCTGATTTACCATATGCTAAAAACGCACTTGAACCGCACATCAGTGCAAAAACACTCGAATTCCATCACGACAAGCACCACAATGCTTATGTTCAAAACGCCAATAAAATGCTGGAAGGAACGGATCTGGCAAATGCCGACGTGGAAACAATTGTTAAGAAAACTTACGGCGACCAATCCAAAACCGGATTATTTAACAATGCAGCCCAGGTGTGGAATCATACATTCCTGTGGAATTCAATGAAGCCGAACGGGGGAGGGATGCCCACAGGCGAGATTGCCGGTATGATTGAAAAGGATTTCGGCAACTACCAGAAGTTTGTTGAAGAGTTCAAAAATGCGGGTGCAACACAGTTCGGTTCGGGCTGGGCCTGGCTGGTCTTAAAAGGCGGGAAGCTTCAGATTACAAAGACCCCGAATGCCGATACACCGATTGCTCGCGGGGAAAAACCGCTTCTGACAGTTGACGTATGGGAGCATGCCTACTATCTGGATTACCAGAACAGGAGGCCTGATTACCTGACTACGTTTATTGAGCACCTCATAAACTGGGATTTTGTAAATGAGAATCTTAAAAAATAA
- a CDS encoding NAD(P)-dependent oxidoreductase, with protein MSALKVLITGGSGLLGQYLNIELSRRAEILTLYNENKGNCKDFNSAGIDILDGKCLEEVFQVFRPGVVIHTAAVSNSEKAGRMPEDKVVAINVGSTGIIALLCEKYKAKMVYTSTDLVYDGALGMMLKEDASLNPATLYAETKLLGEEAVKSATGNYIILRTSLLFGLGLYHSRCHFHTMYESLKEGKPVRLFYDQFRSPLSLSDAAEVISSLIEKDIKGEVINFGGKERISRYGLGSMLCDAAGLDKSLLRAVSMFEIPGLNGVKDVSMDTSKLRSFGIGQKTLRQSILEVVK; from the coding sequence ATGTCTGCCTTAAAAGTACTCATTACAGGAGGAAGCGGGCTTTTAGGCCAGTACCTGAATATTGAGCTCAGCCGGAGGGCTGAAATACTTACTCTTTACAATGAGAACAAGGGTAACTGCAAGGATTTTAATTCCGCCGGAATTGACATACTGGATGGTAAATGCCTGGAGGAGGTATTTCAGGTATTTCGCCCCGGTGTGGTAATACATACGGCGGCTGTTTCCAATTCGGAAAAAGCCGGCAGGATGCCTGAAGACAAGGTCGTGGCAATTAATGTGGGTTCAACAGGAATTATTGCCCTGCTTTGTGAAAAGTACAAGGCGAAAATGGTCTATACTTCCACGGACCTGGTTTATGACGGAGCACTCGGAATGATGCTTAAGGAAGATGCCTCGCTTAACCCGGCAACTCTTTATGCCGAAACCAAGCTCCTGGGCGAAGAGGCTGTAAAAAGCGCAACGGGCAATTACATTATACTCAGGACCTCACTTCTTTTCGGCTTGGGCCTATATCACTCAAGGTGCCACTTTCACACAATGTATGAAAGCCTGAAAGAGGGAAAACCGGTCAGGCTTTTCTACGACCAGTTCCGCAGCCCCCTTTCATTAAGCGATGCCGCAGAAGTTATTTCTTCGCTTATTGAGAAGGATATAAAAGGAGAAGTGATAAATTTCGGAGGCAAGGAAAGAATCTCGCGCTACGGCCTTGGGAGCATGCTTTGTGATGCTGCGGGCCTGGATAAATCGCTCCTTAGGGCAGTGTCGATGTTTGAAATTCCGGGCCTCAACGGGGTAAAAGACGTGTCCATGGACACCTCCAAACTCCGCTCTTTCGGCATTGGGCAGAAAACCCTCAGGCAGTCCATTCTGGAAGTCGTTAAATAA
- a CDS encoding anhydro-N-acetylmuramic acid kinase has protein sequence MQNLIQLSKKEKKYVVGLMSGTSLDGVDAVLLEVTGNGTTTKLRQIDFLAYPFPEGLKDLVLKNSAKETSNVEDICRLNFLIPMIYADAIKALCNKNSFPLENLDLIGSHGQTIHHLPEKHEMFGYEVRSTLQIADPAVIAKLTGVITVGDFRTGDVAFDGQGAPLVPYFDYLLMYSDEHNRALLNVGGISNFTILKRGAKPVEIRAFDTGPGNMMIDILSRRFLGKEYDEDGKTALKGKVNAGLLEALKKKDTYIEKAPPKSTGRELYGEAFLKDLLEKYTDVPPEDWISTITNFTAYAIYRNYEKFIRGKIEIDELIISGGGARNLALVKFLKDYFTEKVRVMNIEELGISSDAKEAICFAVLANETISGNPSNLPSVTGARKETVLGKICLP, from the coding sequence ATGCAAAACTTAATTCAACTATCCAAAAAAGAAAAAAAATACGTTGTCGGACTCATGTCAGGCACCTCGCTTGACGGTGTGGATGCCGTTCTTCTGGAAGTTACGGGTAATGGCACCACAACAAAGCTAAGGCAGATAGATTTTCTTGCCTACCCCTTTCCCGAGGGCTTGAAGGACCTGGTGCTTAAGAATTCCGCAAAGGAGACGAGCAATGTCGAGGACATTTGCCGCCTGAACTTTCTTATTCCGATGATATATGCCGATGCAATTAAGGCCCTGTGCAATAAAAACAGTTTTCCTTTAGAAAATCTGGATCTTATCGGAAGCCACGGGCAGACTATACATCACCTTCCGGAAAAACATGAAATGTTCGGCTATGAGGTGCGATCCACACTCCAGATAGCTGACCCGGCAGTAATTGCAAAGTTGACCGGAGTTATTACAGTAGGGGACTTCCGCACGGGCGACGTAGCCTTTGACGGGCAGGGGGCGCCCCTTGTACCATACTTCGATTACCTGCTCATGTATTCCGATGAACATAACCGCGCGCTGCTGAATGTTGGTGGGATATCGAACTTTACCATCCTTAAGAGAGGAGCTAAACCGGTTGAAATAAGGGCTTTTGATACAGGCCCGGGAAACATGATGATTGACATTCTTTCCAGGCGCTTTTTAGGAAAGGAGTATGACGAGGACGGAAAGACGGCCTTAAAGGGAAAAGTAAATGCCGGGCTTTTAGAGGCGCTTAAAAAGAAGGATACATATATTGAAAAGGCTCCTCCAAAGTCCACCGGGCGCGAGCTTTATGGCGAGGCTTTCTTGAAGGATCTTTTGGAAAAGTATACGGATGTTCCGCCTGAGGACTGGATCTCGACAATTACAAACTTTACCGCTTATGCCATTTACCGGAATTATGAGAAGTTCATACGCGGGAAAATAGAGATAGACGAGCTCATTATATCGGGAGGCGGAGCAAGGAACCTTGCCCTGGTGAAATTCCTGAAGGACTATTTTACAGAGAAGGTCAGGGTAATGAACATTGAAGAGCTGGGGATCTCCTCTGATGCCAAGGAGGCGATCTGTTTTGCCGTTCTGGCAAATGAAACCATTTCGGGAAATCCGTCAAACCTCCCGAGCGTAACAGGCGCCAGGAAAGAAACTGTGCTGGGGAAGATATGTCTGCCTTAA
- the nfo gene encoding deoxyribonuclease IV yields the protein MKINHILGAHTSIAGGVDKAVDLAGKLNFQTMQIFTKNGNRWADGRINEQTIENYKNKLSKTKISPVVAHDSYLINLSANNEELLNKSIDAFADELQRCEALGIPYLNFHPGAHTGRGVKDGIKTIIESLNIAHQRTKDFNVKSMLELTAGQGTTLGSRFEEIREIIDGVEDKERMSVCIDTAHIFAAGYDLRSEEAYEKTMNEFDAIIGLDLLNCIHMNDSKKELGSRVDRHAHIGEGFIGLEGFSNIMNDKRLENVPKILETPKDSKEQLEDLKNIATLLSLCK from the coding sequence ATGAAAATCAATCATATTCTTGGCGCACATACATCAATTGCCGGCGGAGTAGATAAAGCCGTTGACCTGGCCGGAAAACTCAATTTCCAGACAATGCAGATCTTCACCAAAAACGGCAACCGCTGGGCCGACGGACGAATCAATGAACAAACAATTGAAAATTATAAAAATAAACTAAGTAAAACAAAAATATCCCCCGTCGTTGCTCATGATTCGTACCTCATTAACCTTTCGGCAAATAATGAGGAGCTGTTAAATAAGTCAATTGATGCTTTTGCAGATGAGCTTCAGCGCTGTGAAGCACTGGGAATTCCGTATCTCAACTTCCACCCGGGGGCTCATACGGGCCGTGGAGTTAAAGACGGCATAAAAACAATAATTGAATCCCTGAACATCGCACACCAAAGGACTAAGGATTTTAATGTAAAAAGCATGCTTGAACTTACCGCAGGACAAGGGACGACACTTGGGAGCCGTTTTGAAGAGATAAGAGAAATCATAGACGGCGTTGAGGATAAAGAAAGGATGAGCGTCTGCATCGATACGGCGCATATTTTTGCCGCCGGATACGACCTGAGAAGTGAAGAAGCATATGAAAAGACCATGAATGAGTTTGATGCAATCATCGGCCTTGACCTCTTAAACTGCATACACATGAATGACTCAAAGAAAGAACTTGGAAGCCGTGTCGACCGCCATGCTCATATAGGGGAAGGTTTCATCGGGCTAGAAGGCTTCAGCAACATAATGAACGACAAACGTCTTGAGAACGTGCCTAAAATCCTTGAAACCCCCAAGGATTCAAAAGAGCAGCTTGAAGACCTGAAAAATATAGCCACTCTCCTCAGCCTCTGCAAGTAA
- a CDS encoding DUF1460 domain-containing protein, which translates to MIRAFTFLMVTLVLTTMSFAQTIYTPKDKEICSEKFTLAVEKNLNKKPVNDVIAEIGKSFLGLNYEAHTLETEGKEQLVVHLTGLDCTTFLENALVFSRCIKSGKTSFEDYQAELTKVRYREGKLQGYPSRLHYFSDWIFDNNSKGVVKDVTKEIGGKPYAKKVNFMTKNRKEYAQISRNEEDFNAIKNIESKINSRQYYYIPKEEIKSVEGKIKNGYLIAITSGLDGMDIAHVGIAVKADDGRIHFMHAPIVGSKVQITDKPLADYLMKNKKQTGIMVLEPLEP; encoded by the coding sequence ATGATAAGAGCATTTACATTTTTAATGGTTACACTGGTACTGACGACAATGTCATTTGCACAGACAATCTATACACCAAAGGACAAGGAAATCTGCAGTGAGAAATTTACTCTTGCAGTTGAAAAAAACTTAAATAAAAAGCCGGTTAACGACGTTATTGCAGAAATTGGCAAGAGCTTTCTGGGGCTCAACTATGAAGCCCATACACTTGAAACCGAAGGAAAAGAGCAGCTCGTAGTTCATCTTACCGGGCTTGACTGCACAACTTTTCTTGAAAATGCGCTCGTATTTTCAAGGTGCATTAAAAGTGGCAAGACTTCATTTGAAGACTATCAGGCGGAGCTTACAAAAGTAAGATACCGCGAAGGCAAGCTCCAGGGCTACCCTTCAAGGCTTCACTACTTCTCCGACTGGATCTTTGACAACAATTCAAAAGGCGTTGTTAAGGACGTGACAAAGGAAATAGGCGGAAAGCCGTACGCCAAGAAAGTTAACTTTATGACGAAGAACCGCAAGGAATACGCGCAGATAAGCCGGAATGAGGAAGATTTTAACGCCATTAAAAACATAGAATCCAAAATCAACTCAAGGCAGTATTACTATATTCCTAAGGAAGAAATTAAAAGTGTTGAAGGCAAGATTAAGAACGGATACCTTATTGCAATTACAAGCGGGCTGGACGGCATGGATATAGCTCACGTCGGAATTGCAGTTAAGGCAGACGACGGCAGGATTCATTTCATGCACGCTCCGATTGTCGGAAGCAAGGTTCAGATTACGGATAAACCACTTGCAGACTACCTGATGAAGAACAAAAAGCAGACAGGCATAATGGTCTTAGAGCCTCTGGAACCATAA